The Cydia splendana chromosome Z, ilCydSple1.2, whole genome shotgun sequence genome window below encodes:
- the LOC134804271 gene encoding uncharacterized protein LOC134804271, which translates to MMKFSTGSSSSSLASDSLSRKSTLCIYTEIDVPAPLPPCERMDSSSEAMELRRELDAVRSALQQQSESVLKQRHQLVEAGQALAARDKRANQERRLRQDQLALVLRSLVLLESRLTREQKQVHIALHQKEKIIKSQQEEIVKLKARKGFCSNCQQLLGFTSEQTNIETDPEFQSLESTDSRFQNNFVRSSSYRERNSPPVFQKNTRLSKSFQLPKNDVTYGNSSSSEEGNNASTGSKGTFIKNKQAFVRRDVFRRSRKYSGRKSNKYYDNSQKGYNQANSSSAEECVGMSYQVNNENDLTANQIAKDIRRASMKIDQLIGEAKKDIDNASESEKTYSTKMERLHGIKRQASDEIKANRQVFLNNVLNEEGNEKPWYCNVSDPEQDTDCMEQRGVLNNNKSKSADDLLVAGFNSGILNAEVISAKNEVLCKNMIQDNDRFNNRFDDKNNNLQSTLTKTNPNDLNDNWYASTSDADDSPTNEIYKNNPVLECVNQILLQNSLDDSSNDNSKSSEAPSPKSSTKRVQFSTLNSISYEDKVRANNHTLPRSEKRANKIVKFSLETASEHSYEVPNTAQGFQYEIQSIYSNEYEPIVTKAAERVVPLPRTTAAKVPVPNIRGSIVKNLAANIERNTEKKDAELGSMKIFNKRKVPRTPPALPPKPKNLSAKFKAEKTEPSDSEAVAANQRVAEVKRRVGQVATVNVEPDYCSISEINVPVVSNGKRELLLSQPTVEIHNEQYPVHVSQRNNSVAKVVSLPRIQNKISDKDIPKLPQVTEIIIPDEDEKQEETNFPQDSYLPNFNMHPMQPKVDPRASIQMGNTVSSILSEINKGGKSGGKHINLTELDHQFNRGPEKAELHKAEYFDDIDKFDLSQNFEEFKIDDELGSIVAEEYRISSGSSDGSMSDVVTEHILPVPENDGKDKIDTFLEGENLNKQKNAKLSNKPDLLSNIENLETESVRNSDIESSNSSGSNSGSYNTVKCEPRMIVAKAEVAKTKGTFDIFLETSGLSSKSIATNKQFVGVRPPSANHKNVLKPKDIKMRVKNPATTNKINEKPMTTAIKYFEPYV; encoded by the coding sequence ATGGACAGCAGTTCCGAAGCGATGGAACTGCGACGCGAGCTGGACGCAGTCCGAAGCGCCCTGCAGCAGCAGTCTGAGTCCGTCCTCAAGCAGCGGCACCAGCTCGTCGAAGCCGGCCAAGCACTCGCCGCCCGCGACAAGCGCGCCAACCAGGAGCGCCGCCTCCGCCAGGACCAGCTCGCCCTCGTGCTCCGCTCCCTAGTCCTCCTAGAGTCCCGGCTCACCAGAGAACAGAAACAAGTGCACATAGCTCTTCACCAGAAAGAGAAAATCATCAAGTCCCAGCAAGAGGAAATCGTCAAACTCAAAGCTCGAAAGGGATTTTGCAGCAACTGCCAACAGCTTCTAGGCTTCACGAGCGAGCAAACAAATATCGAGACTGACCCAGAATTCCAAAGCCTGGAGAGCACTGACTCTAGGTTccaaaacaactttgtcagaaGTTCGAGTTACCGCGAACGAAATTCGCCACCTGTATTCCAGAAGAACACTAGATTGAGTAAAAGCTTCCAGTTACCTAAAAACGATGTCACGTATGGCAATAGCAGTTCGAGCGAAGAAGGCAACAACGCCAGCACAGGCAGCAAAGgaacttttattaaaaacaagCAAGCTTTTGTCAGGCGAGACGTTTTCAGACGGTCAAGGAAATACTCTGGGAGAAAGAGTAACAAGTATTACGATAACTCGCAAAAGGGTTACAACCAAGCCAATAGCAGTAGCGCCGAAGAATGTGTCGGCATGAGCTATCAAGTCAACAACGAAAACGACTTAACAGCCAATCAAATTGCAAAAGACATAAGGAGGGCGTCTATGAAAATCGATCAACTTATCGGTGAAGCTAAGAAAGATATAGATAATGCCAGTGAATCAGAGAAAACTTATTCTACAAAAATGGAAAGACTGCACGGAATAAAAAGACAGGCGTCCGATGAAATTAAGGCAAACAGACAAGTATTCTTAAACAACGTTCTCAATGAAGAGGGAAATGAGAAACCATGGTACTGCAACGTCAGCGACCCCGAGCAAGACACTGACTGTATGGAGCAGCGGGGGGTACTCAATAATAACAAGTCCAAATCTGCCGACGACTTGCTCGTGGCCGGCTTCAACAGTGGTATTCTCAACGCCGAAGTCATATCAGCTAAAAATGAAGTGCTATGCAAAAACATGATACAGGACAACGACCGATTCAATAACAGATTCGATGATAAGAACAATAACCTACAATCTACTTTGACTAAAACTAACCCCAACGACCTCAACGACAACTGGTACGCCAGCACGAGCGACGCAGACGACAGCCCGACCAACGAAATATACAAGAACAACCCCGTGCTCGAGTGCGTCAATCAAATTTTACTCCAAAACTCTCTGGATGACAGCAGCAACGACAACTCCAAGTCCAGCGAAGCTCCAAGTCCTAAATCTTCGACGAAACGGGTCCAATTTTCCACGCTCAATAGCATTTCGTATGAAGACAAAGTGCGAGCAAACAATCACACTTTGCCACGATCAGAGAAGAGAGCGAACAAAATCGTAAAGTTCAGCCTGGAGACGGCGTCTGAGCACAGCTACGAGGTCCCCAACACCGCGCAGGGATTTCAGTACGAGATACAAAGTATCTATAGCAATGAATACGAACCGATAGTCACTAAGGCTGCCGAACGGGTCGTGCCGCTGCCGCGTACGACTGCCGCGAAAGTCCCCGTGCCAAACATTAGAGGCTCTATAGTTAAGAATCTAGCTGCTAACATAGAACGTAACACTGAGAAGAAGGATGCCGAATTGGGCTCGATGAAGATTTTCAACAAGAGAAAAGTGCCGCGAACTCCCCCCGCCCTACCGCCGAAACCAAAGAACCTGTCGGCCAAATTTAAAGCCGAGAAAACAGAACCGTCAGACTCTGAAGCCGTTGCGGCTAACCAACGGGTTGCAGAAGTTAAGAGGAGAGTGGGCCAAGTAGCAACAGTTAACGTAGAACCCGACTACTGTTCCATTTCAGAGATAAATGTTCCAGTAGTCAGCAATGGCAAAAGGGAGTTGCTACTCTCACAGCCAACGGTCGAGATTCACAATGAGCAGTACCCCGTGCACGTGAGTCAGCGGAACAACAGCGTGGCTAAGGTGGTGTCGCTACCTCGCATCCAGAACAAAATAAGCGATAAAGACATACCCAAACTACCGCAAGTCACCGAGATCATCATTCCCGACGAAGATGAAAAACAAGAAGAAACTAATTTCCCGCAAGACAGTTACTTACCCAACTTTAACATGCATCCTATGCAACCGAAAGTGGACCCCCGCGCTTCTATCCAAATGGGTAATACGGTGTCCTCTATCCTGTCTGAGATAAATAAGGGAGGGAAAAGCGGCGGCAAACACATCAACCTCACCGAGTTGGATCACCAATTCAATCGCGGCCCCGAAAAAGCGGAACTACACAAGGCAGAGTACTTCGATGACATCGACAAGTTTGATTTGTCCCAAAATTTTGAAGAATTTAAAATAGATGACGAGTTAGGCAGCATCGTGGCAGAGGAATACCGTATCAGCTCTGGCAGCAGTGACGGTTCCATGTCCGACGTCGTCACTGAACATATTTTACCAGTACCTGAAAATGATGGCAAGGACAAAATCGATACATTTCTCGAAGGAGAAAATTTAAACAAGCAAAAAAACGCCAAGTTATCGAATAAGCCCGATCTTTTGTCGAACATAGAAAATTTAGAGACTGAATCGGTCAGGAATTCTGATATAGAATCGAGCAATTCGTCTGGCAGCAACAGTGGATCCTACAACACTGTGAAGTGTGAGCCGAGAATGATAGTGGCGAAAGCGGAGGTGGCAAAGACGAAAGGTACCTTTGATATTTTCTTGGAGACGTCGGGTCTTAGCAGCAAGAGTATTGCGACCAACAAGCAGTTCGTCGGCGTGAGGCCCCCGAGTGCCAATCATAAAAACGTGCTCAAGCCAAAAGACATCAAAATGAGAGTAAAAAACCCAGCGACAACGAATAAAATCAACGAAAAACCTATGACTActgctattaaatattttgaaccTTACGTGTAA